TTTCTGAAAAGTATATTCGTATCCGGAGCCGTCTTTACAGGCCTTGCAAGTTCTTGTTCTCAAAACAAAAACGATTCTCCGTTGGATTTAGGGTTATTACAAGGAGTTATAGATTCTTCTTCTTGTAACGCTGCTGATGTTTCTAATTCTTCCGTATGTGCATTAATTCCAAAAGAAACGGAAGGTCCATATCCTTTGGATCTGAGTTCTAATTCTTCTTATTTTCGCCAAGATATCACTGAGGGAAAAACAGGAATCCCTCTGAGTCTTGTTTTAACGATTCAAAATATAAACGATAATTGTAATCCGATTACAAATGCAAGAGTGGATGTTTGGCATTGTGATAAAGACGGATATTATTCCGGATACAGTGAGTCAGGATATTTGGGTAACAAGAACTATGTAGGACAAACATTCTGCAGAGGGATACAACTTACGGACAGTTCAGGAATCGCAAATTTTACTACGATCTATCCAGGCTGGTATTCGGGACGGGTAACTCATATCCATTTTCAAGTATATTTGAATAACGGACTTGTGGCGACTTCTCAAATCGCTTTTCCGGAAGATATTACAAAAACCGTATATAATACTTCTCTATATTCTGCTCATGGGCAAAATACTTCTGTGCCTGGGAATTGTTATGATAATATTTTTAATAATTCTACTTCGGATCTAAGTTTGGAATTATGCACGATCACAGAGGACTCTTCTACGG
This genomic stretch from Leptospira neocaledonica harbors:
- a CDS encoding intradiol ring-cleavage dioxygenase, with the protein product MKRKDFLKSIFVSGAVFTGLASSCSQNKNDSPLDLGLLQGVIDSSSCNAADVSNSSVCALIPKETEGPYPLDLSSNSSYFRQDITEGKTGIPLSLVLTIQNINDNCNPITNARVDVWHCDKDGYYSGYSESGYLGNKNYVGQTFCRGIQLTDSSGIANFTTIYPGWYSGRVTHIHFQVYLNNGLVATSQIAFPEDITKTVYNTSLYSAHGQNTSVPGNCYDNIFNNSTSDLSLELCTITEDSSTGGYIASLTVGIAN